In Pseudomonas fluorescens, a genomic segment contains:
- the bglX gene encoding beta-glucosidase BglX gives MKKLCLLGLVAALATHPVWAETKPAALKDKDAFVSDLLKQMTLDEKIGQLRLISIGPEMPRELIRKEIAAGRIGGTFNSITRPENRPMQDAAMRSRLKIPMFFAYDVIHGHRTIFPISLALASSWDMDAIGRSGRIAAQEAAADSLDITFAPMVDISRDPRWGRTSEGFGEDTYLVSRIAEVMVKAFQGTSPANADSIMASVKHFALYGAVEGGRDYNVVDMSPVKMYQDYLPPYHAAIKAGSGGVMVALNSINGVPATANTWLMNDLLRKDWGFKGLAVSDHGAIFELIKHGVAKDGREAAKLAIKAGIDMSMNDSLYGKELPGLLKSGEIEQSDIDNAVREVLGAKYDMGLFKDPYLRIGKAEDDPADTYAESRLHRAEARDVARRSMVLLKNQNGTLPLKKSATIALVGPLAKAPIDMMGSWAAAGKPAQSVTLLDGLNAVIGEKGKIIYARGANITNDKAVVDYLNFLNFDAPEVVDDTRPAQVMIDEAVKAAKDADVVVAAVGESRGMSHESSSRTDLNIPQSQRDLIKALKATGKPLVLVLMNGRPLSILEENQQADAILETWFAGTEGGNAIADVLFGDYNPSGKLPITFPRSVGQIPTYYNHLTIGRPFTPGKPGNYTSQYFDDTTGPLFPFGYGLSYTTFSLSDMALSSTTLNKTGKLDASVTVTNTGKVDGETVVQLYIQDVAGSMIRPIKELKNFQKIMLKAGEERTLHFTITEEDLKFYNTQLKFAAEPGEFNVQIGLDSQDVQQQTFELL, from the coding sequence ATGAAGAAGCTGTGTTTGCTCGGCCTTGTTGCCGCTCTGGCCACCCACCCCGTCTGGGCAGAAACAAAGCCTGCTGCGCTTAAAGACAAGGACGCCTTCGTCAGCGACCTGCTCAAGCAGATGACCCTCGATGAAAAAATCGGCCAATTGCGCCTGATCAGCATCGGCCCCGAAATGCCCCGTGAGCTGATCCGCAAGGAAATTGCCGCCGGCCGCATCGGTGGCACGTTCAACTCCATCACGCGCCCGGAAAACCGTCCGATGCAGGACGCGGCCATGCGCAGCCGGTTGAAGATCCCGATGTTTTTCGCCTATGACGTGATCCACGGCCACCGCACGATCTTCCCGATCAGCCTGGCCCTGGCCTCCAGCTGGGACATGGACGCCATCGGCCGGTCCGGGCGCATTGCCGCCCAGGAAGCCGCCGCCGACAGCCTGGACATCACCTTCGCGCCGATGGTCGACATCTCCCGCGACCCGCGCTGGGGCCGTACCTCCGAAGGCTTCGGCGAAGACACCTACCTGGTCTCGCGCATCGCCGAAGTGATGGTCAAGGCATTCCAGGGCACCAGCCCCGCGAATGCCGACAGCATCATGGCCAGCGTCAAGCACTTCGCCCTGTATGGCGCCGTGGAAGGCGGGCGCGACTACAACGTGGTCGACATGAGCCCGGTCAAGATGTACCAGGACTACCTGCCCCCGTACCACGCGGCGATCAAGGCCGGTTCCGGCGGCGTGATGGTGGCGCTCAACTCGATCAACGGCGTACCCGCCACCGCCAACACCTGGCTGATGAACGACCTGTTGCGCAAGGACTGGGGCTTCAAGGGCCTGGCCGTCAGCGACCACGGTGCGATCTTCGAGCTGATCAAGCACGGCGTGGCCAAGGACGGGCGTGAAGCCGCCAAGCTGGCGATCAAGGCCGGCATCGACATGAGCATGAACGACTCGCTGTACGGCAAGGAATTGCCAGGGCTGCTCAAGTCCGGTGAGATCGAGCAAAGCGACATCGACAACGCCGTGCGCGAGGTGCTTGGCGCCAAGTACGACATGGGCCTGTTCAAAGACCCGTACCTGCGTATCGGCAAGGCCGAGGACGACCCGGCCGACACCTATGCCGAAAGCCGCCTGCACCGCGCCGAAGCGCGTGACGTGGCGCGCCGCAGCATGGTCTTGCTGAAGAACCAGAACGGTACCCTGCCGCTGAAGAAATCCGCGACCATTGCCCTGGTGGGTCCATTGGCCAAGGCGCCCATCGACATGATGGGCAGCTGGGCCGCCGCCGGTAAGCCGGCACAATCGGTGACCCTGCTCGACGGCCTCAACGCGGTGATCGGCGAAAAAGGCAAGATCATCTATGCCCGTGGCGCCAACATCACCAATGACAAGGCCGTGGTCGACTACCTCAACTTCCTCAATTTCGATGCCCCGGAAGTGGTGGATGACACGCGCCCTGCCCAGGTGATGATCGATGAAGCGGTCAAGGCCGCCAAGGATGCCGATGTGGTGGTCGCCGCCGTGGGTGAATCCCGTGGCATGTCCCACGAATCGTCGAGCCGCACCGACCTGAATATCCCGCAAAGCCAGCGCGACCTGATCAAGGCGCTCAAGGCCACCGGCAAGCCATTGGTGCTGGTACTGATGAACGGCCGCCCGCTGTCGATTCTCGAAGAGAACCAGCAAGCCGACGCGATCCTGGAAACCTGGTTCGCCGGCACCGAGGGCGGCAATGCCATCGCCGACGTGCTGTTCGGTGACTACAACCCGTCGGGCAAGCTGCCGATCACCTTCCCACGTTCGGTGGGGCAGATTCCGACCTACTACAACCACCTGACCATTGGCCGGCCCTTCACCCCAGGCAAGCCGGGCAACTACACCTCGCAGTACTTCGATGACACCACTGGGCCCCTGTTCCCGTTCGGTTATGGCCTGAGCTACACCACGTTCAGCCTCTCGGACATGGCGCTGTCTTCCACCACCCTGAACAAGACCGGCAAGCTCGACGCCAGTGTCACCGTGACCAACACCGGCAAGGTGGACGGCGAAACCGTGGTGCAGTTGTATATCCAGGACGTGGCCGGCTCAATGATCCGCCCGATCAAGGAGCTGAAGAACTTCCAGAAAATCATGCTCAAGGCCGGTGAAGAGCGCACGCTGCACTTCACCATCACCGAGGAAGACCTGAAGTTCTACAACACCCAGCTCAAGTTCGCAGCGGAGCCGGGCGAGTTCAATGTCCAGATCGGGCTGGATTCCCAGGATGTGCAGCAGCAGACCTTCGAACTGCTCTGA
- a CDS encoding LemA family protein: MQAAQGYRWGLKAAALLLISSVLSGCGINTIPTLDEQAKAAWGQVQNQYQRRADLIPNLVEVVKGYATHEQDTLTAVIEARAKATSIQVDASTLDNPEKLKQFQQAQDGLSSALSRLMVVSERYPDLKANQNFLALQSQLEGTENRIAVARRDFIQAVQAYNTEIRTFPGRLWHSVMYSDLPIRATFEATSADADKAPQVKFK; this comes from the coding sequence ATGCAAGCAGCACAAGGTTACCGCTGGGGCTTGAAAGCCGCGGCGTTGTTATTGATCAGCAGCGTGCTGAGCGGTTGCGGTATCAATACCATTCCGACCCTGGATGAGCAGGCCAAGGCGGCCTGGGGCCAGGTGCAGAACCAGTATCAACGGCGTGCCGACTTGATCCCCAACCTGGTGGAAGTGGTCAAGGGCTATGCCACCCATGAGCAGGACACCCTCACTGCGGTGATTGAGGCGCGGGCCAAGGCCACCTCGATCCAGGTGGATGCCAGTACCCTGGATAACCCGGAAAAACTCAAGCAGTTCCAGCAAGCCCAGGACGGTTTGAGCAGTGCGCTCAGCCGCTTGATGGTGGTGTCCGAGCGCTACCCAGACCTGAAGGCCAACCAGAACTTCCTGGCCCTGCAATCCCAGTTGGAAGGCACGGAAAACCGTATCGCCGTGGCGCGTCGCGACTTTATCCAGGCGGTGCAGGCCTACAACACCGAGATCCGCACCTTCCCTGGCCGCCTGTGGCACAGCGTGATGTACAGCGACCTGCCGATCCGCGCCACGTTTGAAGCCACCAGTGCCGATGCCGATAAAGCGCCGCAAGTGAAGTTCAAATAA
- a CDS encoding TPM domain-containing protein, producing the protein MRLLRIGLALWLLACVASAQAALTFPALTGRVVDNAQMLDPATRQQLTEQLQALEQTTGDQIVVVTVPDLQGVPIEDYGYQLGRQWGIGQKGKDNGALLIVARDERKLRIEVGYGLEGTLTDAQSWVIINQVITPKFKAGNFSQGISDGVAAMIQVVGGQPLAVPAHVADANFAKDNPGFSIGLFVLLIGVLWLCNRLGLPVGAILLAILSSSGRGGGGGGGGGFRGGGGGFGGGGASGGW; encoded by the coding sequence ATGCGTTTATTACGGATAGGCCTGGCGCTGTGGTTGCTGGCATGCGTCGCTTCGGCCCAGGCGGCGTTGACCTTCCCGGCACTGACCGGGCGGGTGGTGGATAACGCCCAGATGCTCGACCCGGCGACGCGCCAGCAATTGACCGAGCAGTTGCAGGCGCTGGAGCAAACCACCGGCGACCAGATCGTGGTGGTCACGGTGCCCGACCTGCAAGGCGTGCCCATTGAGGACTACGGTTACCAATTGGGCCGCCAGTGGGGTATTGGCCAGAAGGGCAAGGACAACGGCGCGTTGTTGATCGTTGCCCGCGATGAGCGCAAGTTACGCATCGAAGTCGGTTACGGCCTGGAAGGTACGCTGACCGATGCGCAGTCCTGGGTGATCATCAACCAGGTGATCACGCCCAAGTTCAAGGCCGGCAATTTCAGCCAGGGTATCAGCGACGGCGTAGCCGCCATGATCCAGGTGGTGGGCGGTCAGCCACTGGCAGTGCCGGCCCATGTGGCGGATGCCAACTTTGCCAAGGATAATCCCGGGTTTTCCATCGGCTTGTTTGTCCTGCTGATCGGCGTGTTGTGGTTGTGCAATCGCCTGGGCCTGCCGGTGGGGGCGATCCTGCTCGCGATCCTCAGCAGCAGTGGACGCGGCGGTGGGGGCGGTGGCGGTGGGGGTTTCCGAGGCGGCGGTGGTGGCTTCGGCGGCGGCGGCGCGTCGGGCGGCTGGTAA
- a CDS encoding TPM domain-containing protein: protein MALLTEHEQRQVAEAIARVEKTTDAELVTVLAARADDYAYIPLLWASLIALVVPGVVHYLSGYLTMYTLLLAQWATFIVLCLVFRLPKVTTRLIPRSVRHWRASNLARRQFLEQNLHHTLGSTGVLIFVSEAERYVEILVDDGISSRLDDSHWEGIVKAFTQQVKQGQTLAGFIACIEACGELLKVHVPVTQTRNELPNRLVVLE, encoded by the coding sequence ATGGCATTACTGACTGAACACGAGCAGCGCCAGGTCGCCGAAGCGATCGCCCGGGTCGAAAAAACCACCGACGCCGAACTGGTGACCGTGCTGGCTGCCCGTGCCGACGATTACGCCTATATCCCATTGCTGTGGGCCAGCCTGATCGCGTTGGTGGTGCCGGGTGTGGTGCATTACCTGTCGGGCTACCTGACCATGTACACCTTGCTGCTGGCGCAATGGGCGACGTTCATCGTGCTGTGCCTGGTGTTTCGCCTGCCCAAGGTCACCACGCGCCTGATCCCGCGTTCGGTGCGCCATTGGCGCGCGTCGAACCTGGCGCGCCGGCAGTTCCTGGAGCAGAACCTGCACCACACGCTGGGCAGCACCGGGGTGCTGATTTTTGTCAGCGAGGCCGAGCGTTATGTGGAAATCCTGGTGGACGATGGCATCTCCAGCCGTTTGGATGACAGCCATTGGGAGGGGATCGTCAAGGCGTTTACCCAGCAGGTCAAACAGGGGCAGACGCTGGCTGGGTTTATTGCTTGTATCGAGGCGTGTGGCGAGTTGCTCAAGGTGCATGTGCCGGTGACTCAGACACGTAATGAACTGCCCAACCGCCTGGTCGTGCTCGAATAG